A single Theropithecus gelada isolate Dixy chromosome 7b, Tgel_1.0, whole genome shotgun sequence DNA region contains:
- the LOC112628343 gene encoding olfactory receptor 4F15-like, with amino-acid sequence MGGLNDSVVTELVLLALSCSTEKKFLLILICCLLYLGVILGNLFILVLVIFDSHLQSPMYFLLANLSLIDVGLSSTTIPKIISDLLNEYNVISFQSCMTQICFIHIMGGVEMVLLMAMAFDRCAAICKPLHYLKIMNPKICVSFVISGWVIGVVHAMSQFAFVINLPFCGPNKVDSFYCDFPKIIRLACTDRAKYEFIVTTNSGFMTMGTFILLILSYVFILITVWKRSSGDLSKAFVTLSAHITVVFLFFTPCMVLYVSPSPPPSLDKNLFIVDFAITPALNPVIYTLRNKDIRVAIKRLFKKRSYSKFC; translated from the coding sequence ATGGGTGGACTAAATGATTCTGTGGTCACTGAGCTTGTGTTACTGGCTCTTTCTTGTTCTACAGAGAaaaaatttcttctcattttgatatgttgtttgCTTTATTTAGGGGTCATCCTGGGAAATctcttcattttggttttggtaaTTTTTGATTCTCACTTACAGTCCCCTATGTACTTCTTGCTAGCTAACCTGTCCCTCATTGATGTGGGTCTTTCCTCTACCACAATCCCTAAAATAATCTCAGACCTTTTAAATGAATACAATgtaatttcttttcaaagttgTATGACACAGATATGCTTCATCCACATCATGGGAGGAGTGGAAATGGTGTTACTCATGGCCATGGCTTTTGATAGATGTGCAGCAATCTGTAAGCCTCTTCATTATTTGAAAATCATGAACCCTAAAATATGTGTTTCATTTGTAATCTCTGGCTGGGTAATTGGGGTGGTCCATGCTATGTCTCAATTTGCTTTTGTTATAAACTTGCCTTTTTGTGGCCCTAATAAAGTAGACAGCTTTTACTGTGACTTTCCAAAGATTATAAGACTTGCATGCACAGATAGAGCCAAGTATGAGTTTATTGTTACTACCAACAGTGGCTTCATGACCATGGGCACATTCATCTTGCTAATCCTttcctatgttttcattttgatcaCTGTCTGGAAACGTTCCTCTGGAGACTTATCCAAGGCATTTGTCACGTTGTCAGCTCACATcactgtagtttttttgtttttcactccaTGCATGGTTCTTTATGTCTCGCCTTCTCCTCCACCATCACTTGATAAAAATCTGTTCATTGTTGACTTTGCTATCACCCCTGCCTTAAATCCTGTCATCTATACATTAAGGAACAAAGACATAAGGGTAGCAATAAAAAGACTGTTCAAAAAGAGATCTTATTCTAAATTTTGTTGA
- the LOC112628345 gene encoding olfactory receptor 4F15-like, with product MDGQNDSLASEFVLQGLSSSWETKIFLILIFSLLYLGIILGNLFIVFLVIADSHLHSPMYFLLSNLSLIDVGLSTTTIPKMISDLSNEYKVISFQGCMTQICYIHIMVGAEMVLLTAMAFDRHTAICKPLHYLNIMSPKRCVLFVVTGWVTGLIHAMSQFAFVINLPFCGPNKVDSSYCDFPRIIKFACTYGAIFEFLVAANSGFMHMGTFFLLIFSYIFITFWKHSSRAFLSKAFVTLSAHITVVVLFFIPCTFLYVWPFLTSSIDKYLFIADFAITPALNPVIYTLRSKDMKIAI from the coding sequence ATGGATGGACAAAATGATTCCTTGGCTTCTGAGTTTGTGCTGCAGGGACTCTCCAGTTCGTGGGAAACCAAAATTTTTCTCATATTGATATTCTCCTTGCTCTATTTGGGAATCATCCTGGGAAATCTCTTCATTGTGTTTTTAGTAATTGCTGATTCTCACTTACATTCTCCTATGTACTTCCTGCTTTCCAATCTCTCCCTCATTGATGTGGGCCTTTCCACCACCACAATCCCCAAGATGATCTCAGACCTTTCAAATGAATACAAAGTAATTTCTTTCCAAGGCTGTATGACACAGATATGCTACATCCACATCATGGTAGGGGCAGAGATGGTGTTACTCACAGCCATGGCATTTGACAGGCACACAGCAATCTGTAAGCCCCTTCATTATTTAAACATCATGAGCCCTAAGAGGTGTGTTTTATTCGTAGTCACTGGCTGGGTTACTGGGCTTATCCATGCCATGTCCCAATTTGCTTTTGTTATAAACTTACCTTTTTGTGGCCCTAATAAAGTAGACAGCTCTTATTGTGACTTTCCCAGGATCATAAAATTCGCATGCACATATGGAGCCATATTTGAGTTTCTTGTTGCTGCCAACAGTGGCTTCATGCATATGGGCACCTTCTTCCTGCTAATCTTTTCTTATATCTTCATCACTTTCTGGAAGCATTCTTCCAGAGCGTTCTTATCCAAGGCATTTGTCACATTGTCAGCTCACATCACCGTGGTTGTTCTTTTCTTCATTCCATGCACATTTCTCTATGTGTGGCCTTTCCTCACATCTTCAATTGACAAATACCTGTTCATTGCTGACTTTGCTATCACCCCTGCCTTGAATCCTGTCATCTATACATTAAGGAGCAAAGATATGAAGATAGCCATATAA